The Brasilonema sennae CENA114 genome includes a region encoding these proteins:
- a CDS encoding ABC transporter substrate-binding protein: protein MVAAVFRPLKLVVALALSCCLLLAGCYPSKFKTSSAQVSQVVLVSPSDPATFNYAINDSPYSIFPFIYKGLIDENALTNKLEPGLAESWSISLDRQRITFTLKPGLKWSDGKPLTADDIIFTYRDIYLNKKIPTIYRDFLRIGNKEAFPTVQKLDDRRIEFTLPEPFAPFLRNIERLAILPAHALRSSVLTSDANGNPQFLSTWGTNTPPKKIISNGPYLIESYTPAERVILRRNPHYWRQDAHGNPQPYIERIVWQIISSTDNQLLKFRSGELDSLNVTPSVFRLLKKEEKRGKYTIHNGGLDGNFSFFGFNLNEARNAKGQPFVNPIKSRWFNNLAFRQAIAYAINRKRMKTNIYQGLGEVQHSPIAVQSPYYLSPAAGLKVYDYNPHKAKQMLLEAGFKYNSQKELIDKDGNRVQFNLLVKSEDQSRIDAAVQIQQDLSQIGIKADMQVVKFNVVLKKLLSSRDWDCYVGAFGVPGADVEPNFLSLFWTSQGSFHQFNQGTQPGEPPLKGWVVSDWEKEIDNLFSAGAKELDENKRKAIYHKFQQIVAEQLPVFCLVNPMSFQAVRDRIEPIKYSSLGSVFWNIDEWKVAHE from the coding sequence ATGGTTGCTGCTGTTTTTCGACCTCTAAAGTTGGTGGTTGCTTTGGCACTGTCTTGTTGTTTGCTGCTAGCAGGTTGTTACCCTAGCAAATTTAAAACCTCTTCGGCTCAAGTATCTCAAGTCGTTTTAGTTTCTCCGAGTGACCCAGCTACCTTTAACTATGCCATTAATGACTCTCCCTATAGTATTTTTCCTTTTATCTACAAGGGATTGATTGATGAAAACGCTTTAACTAATAAATTGGAGCCAGGATTGGCAGAGTCTTGGTCAATTTCTCTTGATCGCCAGCGAATTACTTTTACACTCAAACCAGGGTTAAAGTGGTCAGATGGCAAACCTCTGACAGCAGATGATATTATTTTTACTTATCGAGATATTTACCTCAACAAAAAAATTCCCACTATATATAGAGATTTTCTGCGTATTGGCAACAAAGAAGCTTTTCCAACGGTGCAGAAACTCGACGACCGGAGAATTGAGTTTACCTTACCAGAACCTTTTGCTCCTTTTTTGAGAAACATAGAAAGACTGGCAATTCTTCCAGCTCATGCATTGCGCTCCTCTGTGCTAACCAGTGATGCAAATGGCAATCCTCAATTTTTATCAACTTGGGGAACCAACACTCCTCCTAAAAAAATTATTAGCAATGGTCCCTACCTGATAGAAAGTTATACTCCAGCCGAGCGAGTCATCTTACGACGCAACCCCCACTACTGGCGACAAGATGCTCACGGAAATCCTCAGCCTTATATTGAACGCATTGTTTGGCAAATTATTTCATCAACTGACAATCAGTTGCTAAAATTTCGCTCAGGGGAACTGGATAGCTTGAATGTAACACCATCAGTATTCAGGTTACTGAAGAAGGAAGAAAAGCGAGGAAAATACACTATACATAACGGTGGACTCGATGGTAATTTTTCGTTTTTTGGTTTCAATCTTAATGAAGCTCGCAATGCCAAAGGACAACCTTTTGTAAACCCAATTAAGTCTCGGTGGTTTAATAACTTGGCTTTTAGGCAAGCAATCGCCTATGCTATCAACCGCAAACGGATGAAAACTAATATCTATCAAGGGCTAGGTGAAGTACAACATTCACCTATAGCGGTGCAAAGTCCTTATTACCTGTCACCAGCAGCAGGGTTAAAGGTTTACGATTACAATCCACACAAAGCAAAGCAAATGTTGCTAGAGGCTGGTTTCAAGTACAATTCTCAAAAAGAATTGATAGATAAGGATGGGAACCGAGTACAATTCAACCTCCTGGTGAAATCAGAAGATCAGTCTCGAATAGATGCGGCTGTGCAAATCCAACAAGATTTAAGCCAGATTGGTATTAAAGCTGATATGCAGGTCGTCAAATTTAACGTCGTGCTGAAAAAGTTGCTCTCCAGTCGAGATTGGGATTGTTATGTCGGTGCATTTGGCGTTCCTGGTGCAGATGTGGAACCTAACTTTCTATCGTTGTTTTGGACAAGCCAAGGCTCGTTTCATCAATTCAACCAAGGTACTCAACCAGGAGAACCACCGCTCAAAGGGTGGGTTGTTTCTGATTGGGAGAAGGAAATAGACAATCTTTTCAGCGCTGGAGCCAAAGAACTAGATGAGAACAAGCGCAAAGCGATTTATCACAAATTCCAGCAAATTGTTGCCGAACAGTTGCCAGTGTTTTGCCTAGTGAATCCTATGTCATTTCAGGCAGTGCGCGATCGCATCGAGCCAATCAAATATTCTAGTTTAGGGTCAGTTTTCTGGAACATTGATGAATGGAAAGTAGCTCATGAGTGA
- a CDS encoding HAD family hydrolase, with amino-acid sequence MATIQCRNVTFSNIQAILFDKNGTLEDSEADLRAFAQRGARMIDAQIPGTGEPLLMAFGVNGDTLDPAGLIAVASRRETEIAAAAYIAETGRSWFESLTIARQALNDAEKYLGNTPSPLFVGSLEVLKSLSESGLKLGILSAATTDEVRAFVKHHQLGDYIQLEMGVDKGPSKPDPVLFLQACQVLGVEPTATLMVGDSVGDMQMARNAKAAGCIGITWVGKAENVKGADVVINQLDEIQVVSE; translated from the coding sequence TTGGCAACTATTCAGTGTAGAAATGTGACGTTTTCCAATATCCAAGCGATTCTGTTTGACAAAAACGGTACTTTGGAAGACTCAGAAGCTGATTTACGTGCTTTCGCACAAAGAGGAGCACGGATGATAGATGCCCAAATTCCTGGAACTGGGGAACCGTTGTTAATGGCGTTTGGCGTTAATGGTGATACTCTCGATCCGGCGGGTTTAATAGCAGTGGCGAGTCGTCGCGAAACAGAAATTGCTGCAGCAGCATATATTGCAGAAACTGGACGGAGTTGGTTTGAATCGTTAACTATCGCCCGTCAAGCTTTGAACGACGCTGAAAAATACCTTGGCAATACACCTTCACCTTTGTTTGTGGGTAGTTTGGAAGTGCTAAAGTCTTTGTCGGAAAGTGGATTGAAATTAGGAATTCTTTCGGCGGCGACAACTGATGAAGTGCGTGCTTTTGTCAAGCATCATCAATTAGGTGATTACATTCAACTAGAAATGGGAGTCGATAAAGGACCGAGTAAACCAGATCCAGTTTTATTTTTGCAAGCTTGCCAAGTTTTAGGAGTCGAACCGACAGCTACGCTGATGGTAGGAGATTCTGTGGGTGATATGCAAATGGCACGTAATGCCAAAGCTGCTGGTTGCATTGGTATTACTTGGGTGGGGAAGGCGGAGAATGTTAAAGGTGCGGATGTGGTGATTAATCAACTCGATGAAATTCAAGTTGTCAGTGAATGA
- a CDS encoding sulfurtransferase: MSPLNYAHPEVLVETEWVAEHLHDPKVRLVEADMDATAYDSGHIPGAVFWNGFTTILQPDFRFNFDKGALEELLARSGIANDTTVVIYGNHNAIAPIMFWFLKIFGHDDVRVMNGSRKKWLVEERPLLTQTPTITPTTYTGQRLDSRIRALQEQVQASIGKLDRVLVDVRTPQEYRGEWFSTKPPEGTERAGHIPGAVHIPYESALNADETFKSAEELYALYSSKGIIPDKEVITYCTIGGRSSHTWFVLKYLLGYQNVRNYDGSWNEWGNQPDTPVEV, translated from the coding sequence ATGTCACCGTTAAATTACGCTCATCCTGAAGTTCTTGTAGAGACTGAGTGGGTTGCTGAGCATTTGCATGACCCCAAAGTGCGTCTTGTGGAAGCGGACATGGATGCAACAGCTTATGATTCTGGTCACATTCCTGGCGCTGTTTTCTGGAACGGATTCACTACCATCTTGCAACCTGATTTCCGTTTTAATTTTGATAAAGGAGCGTTGGAAGAACTACTTGCACGCTCAGGTATAGCAAATGATACGACTGTCGTGATTTATGGCAATCATAATGCGATCGCCCCTATTATGTTTTGGTTTTTAAAAATATTTGGGCATGATGATGTGCGAGTCATGAATGGTAGTCGCAAAAAATGGCTTGTAGAAGAACGCCCTCTGTTGACTCAAACACCAACCATCACGCCAACAACATATACAGGACAACGCCTTGATTCAAGAATACGTGCACTGCAGGAGCAAGTGCAAGCGAGCATTGGTAAGTTAGACCGTGTTTTGGTGGATGTACGCACACCCCAAGAGTATCGCGGCGAATGGTTCAGCACGAAGCCACCAGAAGGAACAGAACGTGCGGGGCACATTCCAGGTGCAGTTCACATTCCATACGAATCAGCCCTCAACGCAGATGAGACATTCAAATCAGCCGAAGAACTATACGCTTTATACAGCAGCAAAGGCATTATCCCTGACAAAGAAGTGATAACGTACTGCACTATTGGGGGACGTTCCTCACATACTTGGTTTGTGTTGAAGTATTTGCTGGGCTATCAGAATGTGCGCAATTACGACGGTTCTTGGAATGAGTGGGGGAACCAACCCGATACGCCTGTGGAGGTATGA
- a CDS encoding zinc-dependent metalloprotease — MKNWITRLLIYIALFYNLLLGANDAAANQLSDVYVQQLNTIPGMEKLAIADNIFKENRRDDFRRFREIIKGAEKLEGLFTLYRAKDSGAIYWEIKPEQLNKNYLGIVTLESGVGESGLYSGLPLQDFLFYFQRVNNNLHFVIRNVKFRTEPGQPEERSLARSFSDSVLYAVNIVCIDPYSKNLIIDINDLLMQDFPGLTPLLKYFLQTEYQLEESKSYLGDVNSFPFNLEVDSIYGFSSPEGANLITLPDSRALTLKVHYSFSQLRENNGYIPRLADDRVGYFITAFQDFSGNHSKEPFVRYINRWHLELSDPNAALSPPKKPIVFWIENAVPLEYRDAVREGVLMWNKAFEKVGFQNAIEVRQMPDDADWHPADVRYNTIRWFNSLDAGFARGPMRVNPFTGEILDADIIVDANMVRSLQQDYHTLIEANSDDLYSTSIYAKSRVKMNQPYATGIHKSRVENRETWSNDSDFYYSMESSFQAAMGALTLSLVQDAIPSSDQMKKYVHQYLRSLIAHEVGHTLGLRHNFHGSTMLAPGELNDTQITHTKGLVGSVMDYLPVNIAPQGVQQGDYFPAVIGPYDEWAIEYGYKRYSNLMVEAMTPVTEKPFLEQIALASPQPELSYATDEDISDINPLANIWDMSSDVLVYSQWQMDNARMMWQRLDKGSPLRAEGYGDLRLLFNRILNYYFRNATLLTQYIGGQSFRRHHALDQTHAHFVPVPLEKQRQVLTNFNEYVFDKNAFSFSPHLLNQLAPSRFSHWGNPIPIYRLDYPIHERILYIQSVILRSLLSGDRLNRLRDIELKTLPGESLTIPELFDTLQKDIWTEVFTSESHMSISSIRRSLQREHLNILLSMVLRKTYVPEDGRTIAWYELRQLHKAINAGVKQHSGNLDIYTLAHLEESSDRITKALNAQLLSY, encoded by the coding sequence ATGAAAAACTGGATAACAAGATTATTAATATATATTGCGTTATTCTACAACCTGTTGCTAGGAGCGAATGACGCGGCAGCTAACCAACTTTCAGATGTTTATGTACAGCAATTAAATACAATACCAGGAATGGAAAAGTTAGCAATTGCTGACAATATCTTTAAAGAGAACAGAAGAGACGATTTCCGAAGATTTCGCGAGATAATTAAAGGTGCAGAGAAGTTAGAGGGACTTTTTACGCTTTATCGGGCTAAAGATTCTGGCGCAATCTATTGGGAAATTAAGCCAGAACAACTCAACAAAAATTACTTGGGTATTGTAACTTTGGAGTCAGGCGTTGGGGAAAGCGGACTATATAGTGGACTGCCGTTGCAAGATTTTCTGTTCTACTTCCAGCGAGTTAACAATAATTTGCACTTTGTCATTCGTAATGTGAAGTTCCGTACAGAACCTGGTCAACCAGAAGAGCGATCGCTTGCTCGTTCATTCAGCGACTCTGTTCTTTATGCAGTGAATATAGTTTGTATCGACCCATACAGTAAAAATCTTATTATTGATATAAATGACTTACTGATGCAGGACTTTCCGGGATTAACTCCTCTATTAAAATATTTTTTGCAAACTGAATATCAGTTAGAAGAAAGTAAGTCATATTTGGGTGATGTCAACAGCTTTCCTTTCAACTTAGAGGTTGATTCGATTTATGGTTTCTCATCACCAGAAGGAGCAAATTTAATTACTTTACCTGACAGCAGGGCACTCACGCTCAAAGTACATTATAGTTTTTCTCAACTCAGAGAAAACAACGGTTATATTCCCAGACTTGCTGACGATAGAGTTGGATATTTTATTACTGCTTTCCAAGACTTTTCTGGCAATCATAGCAAAGAACCATTTGTACGTTATATCAATCGTTGGCATCTGGAATTATCTGATCCAAATGCTGCTTTGTCTCCACCTAAAAAACCGATTGTGTTTTGGATTGAAAATGCCGTACCCTTGGAATACCGCGACGCAGTTCGTGAAGGCGTTTTGATGTGGAACAAAGCATTTGAAAAAGTAGGATTTCAAAACGCCATTGAAGTCCGCCAAATGCCAGATGATGCTGATTGGCATCCCGCAGATGTGCGTTACAATACGATTCGCTGGTTCAATTCTCTAGATGCAGGTTTTGCCAGAGGACCAATGCGCGTTAACCCATTCACTGGGGAAATATTGGATGCAGACATCATTGTCGATGCCAATATGGTGCGTTCACTTCAGCAAGATTATCACACATTAATAGAAGCAAATTCAGACGACCTCTACTCCACGAGTATCTATGCAAAGTCTAGAGTCAAAATGAACCAACCTTACGCGACTGGAATTCATAAATCAAGAGTTGAAAACAGAGAAACTTGGTCTAATGATTCTGACTTCTACTACAGTATGGAGTCCTCTTTTCAAGCCGCAATGGGAGCGTTAACGCTCTCACTCGTGCAAGATGCTATACCAAGTAGTGACCAAATGAAAAAGTACGTACATCAATATTTACGTTCTCTCATCGCTCATGAAGTTGGACACACTCTTGGTTTACGCCACAATTTTCACGGCAGCACAATGTTAGCACCTGGGGAATTAAACGACACACAAATCACTCACACCAAAGGTTTGGTAGGTTCAGTGATGGATTATCTACCTGTGAACATAGCACCACAAGGAGTACAGCAAGGCGATTATTTTCCAGCAGTTATTGGTCCCTACGATGAATGGGCTATTGAGTACGGTTACAAAAGATACTCAAATCTCATGGTTGAAGCAATGACTCCTGTTACTGAAAAGCCCTTTTTAGAGCAAATTGCTTTAGCGTCGCCTCAACCAGAATTATCCTACGCAACTGATGAAGATATCTCGGATATCAATCCTCTGGCAAATATTTGGGACATGAGTAGTGATGTGTTAGTTTATTCTCAATGGCAAATGGATAATGCCCGCATGATGTGGCAGCGTTTGGATAAGGGTTCTCCATTAAGAGCAGAAGGTTATGGTGATCTACGTCTGTTATTTAATAGAATACTGAACTACTATTTCCGTAACGCCACCTTGCTGACTCAATACATTGGTGGGCAGTCTTTTAGGCGTCACCATGCTTTAGATCAGACTCATGCTCACTTTGTACCAGTTCCTCTAGAAAAACAACGTCAAGTATTGACAAATTTTAATGAGTATGTTTTTGATAAGAATGCGTTCAGTTTCTCTCCACATTTACTAAATCAATTAGCACCATCACGTTTTTCACACTGGGGTAACCCCATACCTATTTACCGTCTCGATTATCCAATTCATGAGCGGATTTTGTACATCCAAAGCGTGATATTGCGAAGCTTATTAAGTGGCGATCGCCTAAATCGTTTACGGGATATAGAACTAAAAACTTTGCCTGGGGAATCCCTGACAATACCAGAACTGTTTGACACATTGCAAAAAGACATTTGGACAGAAGTTTTCACTTCTGAATCACATATGTCAATTTCTAGCATCCGCCGTTCCCTGCAACGTGAACATCTGAATATCTTACTAAGCATGGTGTTGCGTAAGACTTATGTGCCTGAAGATGGTCGTACAATAGCTTGGTATGAATTGCGTCAACTGCACAAAGCAATCAATGCTGGTGTTAAACAACATAGTGGCAACTTAGATATTTACACGCTGGCTCACTTGGAAGAAAGTAGCGATCGCATTACCAAAGCTTTAAACGCACAATTGCTTTCATACTAA
- a CDS encoding IS630 family transposase (programmed frameshift) has product MGSRLRVFLAPEQDKTLFNLRTADVPQKVKDRAEVIRLSAHGWYIEKIAAHFNWTAQTVREVLHKWQKLGMNGLWEKPGRGGKARWVETDMVFLEECLEKDPRTYNSVQLAQKLEQERSVKLSPDWLRQVLKKGVIWKRTRKSHKGKQDPVIQQIKQADLEMLELSAAAGEIDLKYMDESGFCAWSEPSYSYYFRGEQKRLEQSKCRGRRLSIIGFLQPVISFVYGLVIGGVSRKSYIQMMNQEAAEAQKTGRIRVIVQDNGPIHRCKEVQQLWSKWKDMGLYIFFLPKYCSEMNPIELEWQHLKKDELAAKTFEDELDLAYAVINGVQTRGEKGHYSTQRVIFNSNSSA; this is encoded by the exons ATGGGCAGCCGTTTAAGGGTATTTCTGGCTCCAGAACAAGATAAAACTCTTTTCAACCTGAGAACGGCAGATGTACCGCAGAAAGTGAAAGACAGAGCAGAAGTGATTAGATTGAGCGCACATGGTTGGTACATAGAGAAGATAGCGGCTCACTTTAACTGGACTGCACAAACGGTGCGAGAAGTTTTGCATAAGTGGCAAAAGCTAGGAATGAATGGGCTTTGGGAAAAACCAGGGCGAGGAGGAAAAGCAAGGTGGGTGGAAACTGACATGGTGTTTTTAGAAGAATGTTTAGAGAAAGACCCACGTACATATAACAGCGTTCAGTTAGCCCAAAAATTAGAACAAGAACGTTCGGTAAAATTAAGTCCTGACTGGTTAAGACAGGTACTG AAAAAGGGGGTCATTTGGAAGCGAACTAGAAAAAGCCACAAAGGAAAGCAAGATCCTGTAATACAGCAAATCAAACAGGCAGACTTAGAAATGCTGGAATTATCAGCGGCTGCTGGGGAAATAGATTTAAAGTATATGGATGAATCAGGATTTTGTGCCTGGAGTGAACCTAGCTACAGCTATTACTTCCGAGGCGAGCAAAAACGCTTAGAGCAAAGTAAATGCCGAGGGCGAAGGTTAAGTATTATTGGGTTTCTTCAACCCGTAATTAGTTTTGTGTACGGTTTGGTCATTGGCGGCGTTTCACGCAAATCTTATATACAGATGATGAACCAGGAAGCCGCAGAAGCCCAAAAAACAGGACGCATCAGAGTAATCGTGCAGGACAACGGCCCGATTCATCGGTGTAAAGAAGTACAGCAATTATGGTCAAAGTGGAAAGACATGGGTTTGTACATCTTCTTTCTACCCAAATATTGCTCAGAAATGAACCCGATTGAATTGGAATGGCAACATCTCAAAAAAGATGAACTAGCCGCGAAAACTTTTGAGGATGAGTTAGACCTTGCCTATGCCGTTATTAATGGAGTCCAAACGAGAGGAGAAAAAGGACATTACAGTACGCAACGTGTAATATTTAACTCTAATTCTTCTGCTTAA
- a CDS encoding FtsW/RodA/SpoVE family cell cycle protein gives MNLRRLTLLFDDSVSSWALEARLLRWLTLVWLFVGLVMLFSASYPVADVRQHDGMYYFKRQLLWVLVGLIVFNIVVHLPLHKVLGISHWFVIVLLGLIFATLVPGVGKKAFDASRWIALGPIPIQPSELIKPFLVLQSARLFGQWENLSWRVRFFWLGIFGLVLLGILGQPNLSTTALCGMTIWFIALAAGLPYKYLGGTAIGGVLLAVLSISIKEYQRKRVLSFLNPWADATGDGYQLVQSLLAVGSGRQWGAGFGLSQQKQFYLPIQDTDFIFAVFAEEFGFVGGVVLLLLIALYATLGLIIALKAKHPVYRLVAIGVTILMVGQSLLHIGVTTGALPTTGLPLPMFSYGGNSMIASLMASGLIIRVARQSSEAEVVPLREEGEKRRKRRLFQKK, from the coding sequence GTGAATCTACGCCGCCTGACTTTATTATTTGATGACTCCGTGTCCAGCTGGGCATTAGAAGCGCGTTTATTGCGCTGGTTAACACTGGTTTGGCTGTTTGTGGGATTAGTGATGCTGTTTTCGGCATCCTATCCCGTAGCCGATGTTCGTCAACATGACGGAATGTACTACTTTAAACGTCAACTTTTGTGGGTACTAGTCGGTTTAATAGTATTCAATATTGTTGTTCATTTGCCTTTGCATAAAGTTTTGGGCATATCTCATTGGTTTGTGATAGTGCTTTTAGGGTTGATTTTCGCGACTTTAGTACCGGGAGTAGGAAAGAAGGCTTTTGACGCATCCCGGTGGATAGCTTTAGGACCGATTCCAATTCAACCTTCTGAATTAATTAAACCTTTTTTGGTGTTGCAAAGTGCCCGACTTTTTGGTCAGTGGGAAAACCTGAGTTGGCGTGTTCGCTTCTTTTGGCTGGGGATTTTTGGTCTGGTTCTTTTAGGTATTTTAGGACAACCTAACTTGAGCACAACCGCACTGTGTGGTATGACGATTTGGTTTATTGCCCTTGCTGCTGGATTACCTTACAAGTACTTAGGAGGAACTGCAATTGGGGGAGTGTTGTTGGCAGTACTTAGTATTAGTATCAAGGAATATCAGCGTAAGCGGGTGTTGTCATTCCTCAATCCTTGGGCTGATGCAACTGGGGATGGCTATCAACTGGTGCAAAGTTTGCTAGCTGTAGGTTCTGGTAGACAATGGGGTGCAGGATTTGGGCTTTCTCAACAAAAGCAGTTTTATTTGCCAATTCAGGATACTGATTTTATTTTTGCTGTGTTTGCTGAGGAGTTTGGCTTTGTTGGTGGTGTTGTGCTGTTGTTATTGATTGCTTTATACGCCACTTTAGGATTAATTATCGCTCTGAAGGCAAAGCATCCAGTGTATCGATTGGTGGCGATCGGTGTCACAATTTTGATGGTGGGACAATCTTTACTCCACATTGGTGTGACTACTGGTGCTTTGCCAACAACGGGTTTGCCATTGCCCATGTTTAGTTATGGTGGAAATTCGATGATTGCAAGTTTGATGGCATCTGGTTTGATTATTCGGGTTGCACGCCAGAGTAGTGAAGCTGAGGTGGTACCGTTGCGAGAGGAAGGTGAGAAGAGGCGCAAACGACGGCTATTTCAAAAAAAATAA
- a CDS encoding WD40 repeat domain-containing protein, protein MLEDDTGQIALVQADALASMFKLFAKKGVESVATVSSKTVRLWNLQGQELTTLKGHSGSVLSIAFSPDGKTIATSSYHNTVRLWNLQGQELTTLKGHSGSVLSIAFSLDGKTIATSSDDNTVRLWNLDLDDLLARGCAWVHDYLKNNRSVQDEDRKLCDDVGTPRR, encoded by the coding sequence GTGCTGGAAGATGACACGGGGCAGATAGCACTTGTGCAAGCAGATGCGTTGGCGAGTATGTTTAAGCTATTTGCCAAAAAGGGAGTTGAGTCTGTTGCCACTGTTAGTTCTAAAACGGTACGCTTATGGAATCTGCAAGGGCAGGAACTGACAACCCTCAAAGGTCATAGCGGTTCTGTCTTGAGCATCGCTTTCAGCCCGGATGGAAAAACCATTGCCACTAGCAGTTATCACAACACGGTACGGTTGTGGAATCTGCAAGGGCAGGAACTGACAACCCTCAAAGGTCATAGCGGTTCTGTCTTGAGCATCGCTTTCAGCCTGGATGGAAAAACCATTGCCACTAGCAGTGACGACAACACGGTACGCTTGTGGAATCTGGATTTGGATGACTTACTCGCACGCGGTTGCGCTTGGGTGCATGATTATTTGAAGAATAACCGCAGTGTTCAGGATGAGGATCGTAAGCTGTGTGATGATGTTGGCACTCCCCGTCGGTGA
- a CDS encoding sigma-70 family RNA polymerase sigma factor, with product MDEELLSRLVDEACQHLPGSPERQKLLTRVIRLTSSKLWRETTPYYQDALQQTWLYFCRNICEGTTGQRYDSSLGSVITWLNVYLKRRLQDFYRDHQRQQTRIVSASINQSRSGEASEIVNPVDNLAAEPDIPPILENVRSWAEKDADGELRQTHIQGHPQVNCQMLILKRMPPEVSWKELSAEFKLPVSTLSSFYQRQCLTRLRRFAENEGLF from the coding sequence ATGGATGAGGAACTGTTATCCCGCTTAGTTGACGAAGCTTGTCAACACCTACCCGGAAGCCCAGAACGTCAAAAACTGCTGACGCGAGTTATTCGCTTAACCTCAAGCAAACTCTGGAGGGAAACGACTCCTTACTATCAGGATGCACTGCAACAAACTTGGTTATATTTTTGTCGCAACATTTGTGAAGGAACAACAGGTCAGAGGTACGATTCTTCTTTAGGTAGTGTTATAACTTGGCTGAATGTTTATCTCAAACGCAGACTGCAAGACTTTTACCGTGATCATCAGCGACAACAAACCAGAATAGTTTCTGCTAGTATCAATCAGTCTCGCTCGGGTGAAGCAAGTGAAATTGTTAATCCTGTAGATAACCTTGCTGCTGAACCTGATATTCCTCCTATTTTAGAAAACGTTAGATCGTGGGCAGAGAAAGACGCTGATGGAGAACTGCGCCAGACACACATTCAAGGACATCCGCAAGTGAATTGTCAAATGTTAATTTTGAAACGTATGCCACCAGAAGTGAGTTGGAAGGAACTATCAGCGGAGTTTAAGTTGCCTGTTTCCACTTTGAGTAGTTTTTATCAACGGCAGTGTCTGACTCGTTTACGAAGATTTGCTGAGAATGAAGGTTTATTTTAG
- a CDS encoding thioesterase II family protein, which yields MFTCPKPNPQAKLRLFCFHHAGGGALSFRPWLNYLPSSVEVCLIELPGRGTRMKEALFTQFEPLIQALEKALLPSLNKPFVFFGHSMGAALSFELARRLYQNYRLTPLHLYVSGHRAPQIPDPEPPIHNLPEPAFLNELRRYNGTPKEVLDNSELMELLLPILRADFAVLENYLYTPSAPLDCSITAFGGLQDWKVTHEDLAAWQQQTNGAFSLQMFPGDHFFVYSSQSLLLQRLCKELHSYVSNLDV from the coding sequence ATGTTCACCTGTCCCAAGCCAAATCCTCAAGCCAAACTACGGCTATTTTGCTTCCATCATGCTGGGGGTGGGGCTTTAAGCTTTCGCCCTTGGTTAAATTATTTACCATCTTCTGTGGAAGTTTGTCTGATTGAACTACCTGGACGTGGAACGCGGATGAAGGAGGCTTTGTTTACTCAGTTTGAACCCTTAATTCAGGCGCTAGAAAAAGCCCTCTTGCCAAGCCTTAATAAACCTTTCGTCTTCTTCGGTCATAGCATGGGCGCAGCGCTTAGCTTTGAACTTGCGCGACGACTTTATCAAAATTATCGCTTGACTCCATTACATTTATATGTATCTGGTCACCGCGCTCCACAAATTCCCGATCCAGAACCACCTATTCACAATTTGCCAGAACCAGCATTCTTAAATGAACTACGCCGCTATAACGGCACGCCCAAAGAAGTACTAGATAACTCCGAACTCATGGAACTACTTCTTCCAATCCTGCGGGCAGATTTTGCTGTTCTGGAAAATTACCTCTACACTCCCTCTGCGCCATTAGATTGTTCTATTACTGCCTTCGGGGGTTTACAAGATTGGAAAGTTACTCATGAAGATTTAGCAGCTTGGCAACAACAAACTAATGGTGCTTTTTCACTACAGATGTTTCCTGGAGATCATTTTTTTGTGTACTCATCCCAGTCACTCCTGCTACAGCGGCTTTGTAAAGAACTGCATAGCTACGTTAGTAATCTGGATGTGTAA